In Horticoccus luteus, the following proteins share a genomic window:
- a CDS encoding NfeD family protein encodes MNTIILLFVAGLVLLGLEVFVPGGVLGVIGGLAMLGGCALAFHDFGPGGGLIASVVGAVLLGGMLYAEFAWLPRTRFGGKLFLRRAIHSKSQPPVAEAESVVGQIGEAATTLAPSGYVLVGGRRYEAFSQSGLIARGTTVKVVSMDNFRIVVSQPKET; translated from the coding sequence GTGAATACGATCATCCTGCTTTTCGTGGCGGGTCTCGTGTTGCTCGGGCTCGAGGTGTTTGTGCCCGGTGGCGTGCTGGGCGTGATCGGCGGGCTCGCGATGCTGGGCGGGTGCGCGCTGGCGTTTCACGATTTCGGGCCGGGCGGCGGCCTGATCGCGAGCGTGGTGGGCGCCGTGTTGCTCGGAGGAATGCTGTATGCGGAATTCGCGTGGCTGCCGCGCACCCGCTTCGGCGGGAAGCTGTTTTTGCGGCGAGCGATTCACTCCAAGAGCCAGCCGCCGGTGGCGGAAGCGGAGTCGGTCGTGGGCCAAATAGGCGAAGCGGCGACGACGCTGGCACCGAGCGGCTACGTGTTGGTGGGCGGTCGGCGTTACGAGGCGTTTTCCCAATCGGGGCTCATTGCGCGCGGCACGACGGTTAAGGTCGTCAGCATGGACAATTTTCGGATAGTCGTCTCTCAACCCAAAGAAACATGA
- a CDS encoding helix-turn-helix domain-containing protein — protein sequence MQTIGERLEDARKKKGISLREAAEATKIRSDYLQNFETNKFDFDLAEIYVRGFLRTYANFLKVSADKIVNDYTALTASASRTRQPNREVYGRMDISVASAAPVNEVSAAAAPDASTTETPRRLPRPGNVSAGAALDPAIVYRIGIGALIVVVLGLIAWGIFALVHNNKPDAARASTSNLSVTPANEPSITFVALDSVRIKVSVRNPDGTPGDVLLPDVTLTRGESRTVPKRGPLYLTATALENVAIEENGRRINIRDQGLTGYNRVQIGR from the coding sequence ATGCAGACTATCGGCGAACGCCTCGAAGACGCGCGTAAGAAAAAGGGGATCTCCCTGCGCGAAGCGGCCGAAGCGACGAAGATCCGGAGCGATTATCTGCAGAATTTTGAGACCAACAAGTTCGACTTCGATCTCGCTGAAATCTACGTGCGCGGCTTTTTGCGCACCTACGCCAACTTTCTCAAAGTCTCGGCCGACAAGATCGTCAACGACTACACGGCCTTGACCGCCAGTGCCTCGCGCACGCGTCAACCCAACCGCGAGGTCTACGGCCGCATGGATATTTCCGTCGCCTCGGCCGCCCCCGTCAACGAGGTCTCCGCCGCCGCCGCTCCTGATGCCAGCACCACCGAGACGCCCCGCCGCCTTCCCCGCCCAGGCAATGTTTCCGCCGGCGCGGCACTTGACCCTGCGATCGTCTATCGCATCGGCATCGGCGCGTTGATTGTGGTTGTTCTCGGCCTCATTGCTTGGGGCATCTTCGCGCTCGTGCACAACAACAAGCCAGACGCCGCCCGCGCGAGCACGAGCAACCTCAGCGTCACCCCCGCCAACGAACCCTCGATCACCTTTGTGGCGCTCGATAGCGTGCGGATTAAAGTCTCCGTGCGTAATCCCGATGGCACACCCGGCGATGTGCTGCTGCCCGACGTCACCCTCACCCGCGGCGAAAGTCGCACGGTGCCCAAGCGCGGTCCGCTTTACCTGACCGCCACCGCCTTGGAAAATGTGGCGATCGAGGAAAACGGCCGTCGCATCAACATTCGCGATCAAGGCCTCACCGGCTACAATCGCGTGCAGATCGGCCGCTGA
- a CDS encoding NfeD family protein, translating to MHRLLALLGFGLLAMAGVAAPPAGEAVPVPAPPPTRVVVIPVREEIAKPQLYIIRRGLKEAIEQKADVVVLDMKTPGGALDVTFAIMEALQKFPGRTITFVNDQALSAGAFISATTDEIWFAPRGKIGAAAPVNSNGQDIDKTMKQKVVSFLRAEVRSVSEGKGYRGQVVSAMLDEDYELKIGDIVLKPKGELLTLTASEAMKEYGEPPHPLLGAGIADNIDDLLQKKFGARGFTVTRLDVTWSERLSVFLNALSPVLLGLGLLALFIEFKTPGFGIFGVSGITLLAVVFLGHYVAGFSGHEPMLVFAVGLLLLGVEVFFFPGVVVMAVSGLVLMLGSLVWAMTDLWPGEPVSFSEDLIGPLQNLGLGIAIAVGLGFALVRFLPRGLFWDRMILGSAIGASAQDGGVAPAMVAAPLTGREGVTVSALRPAGQVEVDGRRFEARVEVGALDANTRIVVTRRTDFGLVVEKLES from the coding sequence ATGCATCGCTTGCTTGCCCTCCTCGGGTTTGGACTGCTGGCGATGGCGGGCGTCGCTGCGCCGCCTGCGGGCGAAGCGGTGCCAGTTCCTGCGCCACCGCCGACGCGGGTGGTGGTGATTCCGGTGCGCGAGGAGATTGCGAAACCGCAACTCTACATCATCCGGCGCGGCTTGAAGGAAGCGATCGAACAAAAGGCAGACGTGGTGGTGCTCGATATGAAAACGCCGGGCGGCGCGCTGGATGTGACGTTCGCCATCATGGAAGCGCTGCAAAAGTTTCCGGGCAGGACGATCACGTTCGTCAACGACCAGGCGTTGTCGGCGGGGGCGTTCATCTCGGCGACGACGGATGAGATCTGGTTCGCGCCGCGCGGGAAAATCGGCGCGGCGGCTCCGGTGAACTCGAACGGGCAGGATATCGACAAAACGATGAAGCAGAAAGTGGTGAGCTTTCTGCGTGCGGAAGTGCGCTCGGTGTCGGAAGGAAAGGGTTACCGCGGCCAGGTGGTGTCGGCGATGCTCGACGAGGATTACGAGCTGAAAATCGGCGACATAGTGCTGAAACCCAAAGGCGAGTTGCTTACTCTGACGGCGAGCGAAGCGATGAAGGAATACGGCGAGCCGCCGCACCCGCTGCTGGGTGCCGGGATCGCCGATAATATCGACGACTTGTTGCAGAAGAAATTCGGCGCGCGCGGTTTCACGGTGACGCGTCTCGACGTGACGTGGTCGGAGCGATTGTCGGTCTTTCTCAACGCATTGTCGCCGGTGCTGCTGGGACTGGGGTTGCTGGCTCTATTCATCGAGTTCAAGACGCCCGGCTTCGGCATCTTTGGCGTGAGCGGCATCACGTTGCTCGCGGTGGTGTTTCTGGGGCACTACGTCGCCGGATTCTCGGGTCACGAACCAATGCTCGTATTCGCAGTGGGACTGCTGCTGCTGGGCGTCGAGGTGTTCTTTTTTCCGGGTGTGGTCGTGATGGCCGTATCGGGCCTGGTGTTGATGCTGGGTTCGCTGGTGTGGGCGATGACGGATTTGTGGCCGGGCGAGCCCGTGAGTTTTTCGGAAGACCTGATCGGGCCGCTGCAAAATCTGGGGTTGGGTATTGCGATCGCCGTGGGCCTGGGCTTCGCGCTGGTGCGATTTCTCCCGCGCGGGTTGTTCTGGGACCGGATGATTCTTGGTTCCGCGATTGGCGCGAGTGCGCAGGACGGCGGGGTGGCGCCCGCGATGGTGGCGGCGCCGCTGACAGGACGCGAAGGCGTGACGGTGAGCGCGCTGCGACCCGCGGGGCAGGTGGAAGTGGACGGGCGGCGTTTTGAAGCGCGCGTGGAAGTGGGCGCATTGGACGCGAACACGCGGATCGTGGTGACGCGGCGGACGGACTTCGGGCTCGTGGTGGAGAAATTGGAATCGTGA
- the floA gene encoding flotillin-like protein FloA (flotillin-like protein involved in membrane lipid rafts), whose product MNWSFILFVALGIAAFVIFIIVVSFFSVWLRAMLAGAPVSMLNLVAMRLRQVPYSVMVDARIRATKAGIELSIDDIEAQYLAGGNVLACVHALIAAQKAGIALDWQRSCAIDLATKGSGKSVEEAVRTSVDPKVIDCPNPESGRTTIDGVAKDGIQVKVKARVTVRTHLDRFVGGAKEETIIARVGEGIVTTIGSAESYKVVLESPDSISKTVLARGLDVGSAFEILSIDIADVDVGDNVGAKLQEAQAEANKSIAQAQAEIRRAAAVALEQEMKARVQEMQAKVVEAQALVPQAMAEAFRSGRLGVMDYYRMENVQADTSMRQSIAGGEGGKK is encoded by the coding sequence ATGAACTGGTCTTTTATCCTCTTCGTCGCACTCGGAATCGCCGCGTTCGTCATCTTCATCATTGTGGTGTCGTTTTTCAGCGTCTGGCTGAGGGCGATGCTGGCCGGAGCGCCGGTGAGCATGCTCAATCTCGTGGCCATGCGGCTGCGCCAGGTGCCTTACAGCGTCATGGTCGACGCGCGCATCCGCGCCACGAAGGCGGGCATCGAGCTTTCGATCGACGACATCGAGGCGCAGTATCTCGCGGGCGGCAACGTGCTCGCGTGCGTGCATGCGCTCATCGCGGCGCAGAAGGCGGGCATTGCGCTCGACTGGCAGCGTTCGTGCGCGATCGATCTGGCCACCAAGGGCTCCGGAAAATCCGTCGAAGAAGCGGTGCGCACCTCGGTCGATCCGAAGGTGATCGACTGCCCGAACCCTGAGAGCGGACGCACGACGATCGATGGGGTGGCCAAGGACGGCATCCAGGTGAAAGTGAAAGCCCGCGTGACGGTGCGCACCCATCTGGACCGCTTCGTTGGTGGCGCGAAGGAAGAGACGATCATTGCGCGTGTCGGCGAAGGCATCGTGACGACCATCGGCTCGGCGGAGAGCTACAAAGTGGTGCTCGAATCGCCGGATAGCATTTCGAAAACGGTGCTCGCGCGCGGTCTCGATGTGGGTTCGGCGTTCGAGATTTTATCGATCGACATCGCGGACGTCGACGTGGGCGACAACGTCGGCGCGAAGCTCCAGGAAGCCCAGGCCGAGGCGAACAAGAGCATCGCGCAGGCGCAGGCGGAAATCCGGCGCGCGGCGGCGGTGGCCCTCGAACAGGAAATGAAGGCGCGCGTGCAGGAAATGCAGGCGAAGGTCGTGGAAGCGCAGGCGCTCGTGCCGCAGGCGATGGCGGAGGCGTTTCGCAGCGGGCGGCTCGGCGTAATGGATTATTACCGGATGGAAAATGTGCAGGCGGATACGTCGATGCGGCAGAGCATTGCCGGCGGCGAAGGTGGCAAAAAGTAA